From Salvelinus sp. IW2-2015 linkage group LG18, ASM291031v2, whole genome shotgun sequence, a single genomic window includes:
- the rnf40 gene encoding E3 ubiquitin-protein ligase BRE1B isoform X2 — MSGTGGGKRASGGDSSPGPPEKKCKKEEKTTTTLIEPIRIGGVSSTEEMDMKVIQFKNKKLSERLEQRQTMEDELREKIEKLEKRQATDDTTLLIVNRYWSQLEENVHVLRQRIDPTVVPAPSATPVSAPTPMDADGMMIPPPPPSAPLPAPEHEEQQPPPPDSMEIAREPQQDSTIAPPPTTTLSESTKAFLSTLDNSSEEELSLQLRDRMQFSKEAAACMVCVFDRLHSRIDGLCTQILSAACEDDSQEEMLRLNRTLLEENGRLQDLASSLQGRHHKMSMEYNELVDKVTSSETKVSEMETAVEDLQWDIEKLRKREQKLNKHLAEALEQLTSGYYTTGSSGGLPGGQITLNIQKFESLNAELEQNQELANNRMADLEKLQQELQEAVRESEKLKLDLKNIPEDVVKETVDYKCLQSQFSLLYNESLGVKTQLDEARALLLTAKNAHLRQIEHMESDELSLQKKLRTEVIQLEDTLAQVRKEYEMLRIEFEQNLAANEQAGPINREMRHLISSLQNHNHQLKGDVQRYKRKLRETQMEINKLRCQSGDTGLLSLEEPVSDSLEVKKEEDEDQEEEEERRRELERQRARERERETERERERERERERQRSEELKRKDSDTLKMLRAELKKAQESQKEMKLLLDMYKSAPKEQRDKVQLMAAERKSKAEVDELRVRVRELEERERKESKKLADEDALRKIRVAEETIDHLQKKLTATKQEEALLSEMDVTGQAFEDMQEQNSRLMQQLREKDDANFKLMSERIKSNQIYKLLREEKEELADQVLTFKTQVEAQLLVVQKLEEKEGILQSSLTNLEKELGVRIQALELNKRKAVEAAQLAEDLKVQLDHTQSKLREIQVSVSENRNARERELGNLKRAQEDLSRLRRKLEKQKKVEVYTDADEILQEEINQYKAKLRCPCCNTRDKETVLTKCFHVFCYECLKTRYDTRQRKCPKCNCAFGANDFHRIYIT, encoded by the exons ATGTCTGGCACCGGGGGAGGGAAGCGAGCCTCAGGTGGGGACAGCTCCCCTGGTCCACCTGAGAAGAAGTGTAAAAAAGAGGAAAAGACCACCACCACTCTCATTGAGCCCATACGCATTGGGGGAGTGTCCTCTACG GAGGAGATGGACATGAAGGTGATCCAGTTTAAGAACAAAAAGCTGAGTGAGCGTCTGGAGCAGAGGCAGACCATGGAGGATGAGCTGCGGGAGAAGATCGAGAAGCTGGAAAAGCGTCAAGCTACTGACGATACCACACTGCTCATTGTGAATCGCTACTGGTCCCAG TTGGAAGAAAATGTTCACGTCCTGCGCCAACGCATTGACCCCACGGTGGTCCCGGCACCGTCCGCTACTCCTGTTTCTGCCCCTACCCCAATGGACGCGGATGGCATGATGATCCCACCACCCCCTCCTTCAGCCCCACTCCCAGCGCCAGAACACGAGGAGCAACAGCCTCCACCACCCGACAGTATGGAGATAGCTCGTGAACCACAGCAGGACTCGACAATCG CTCCGCCGCCCACTACTACCCTCAGTGAGAGTACCAAAGCCTTCCTCTCCACTTTGGACAACAGCAGTGAGGAGGAGCTCAGCCTGCAGTTGCGGGACAGGATGCAGTTCAGCAAGGAGGCCGCTGCCTGCATGGTCTGCGTCTTCGACAGGCTCCACAGCCGCATCGACGGCCTATGCACCCAGATCCTGTCCGCAG CGTGTGAGGATGATAGCCAGGAAGAGATGCTCCGTCTGAATCGTACTCTGCTCGAGGAGAATGGCAGACTGCAAGACCTGGCCTCCTCCCTGCAGGGCAGACACCACAAGATGTCTATGGAG TACAACGAGCTTGTGGATAAGGTGACAAGCTCGGAGACCAAGGTGTCTGAGATGGAGACTGCTGTGGAGGATCTGCAGTGGGACATCGAGAAGCTCCGTAAGAGGGAACAGAAGCTCAACAAGCATCTGGCTGAGGCATtggagcag TTGACCTCGGGCTACTACACCACTGGCAGCTCAGGGGGGCTACCCGGTGGCCAGATCACCCTCAATATACAGAAG TTTGAGAGCCTGAATGCAGAGTTGGAGCAGAACCAGGAGCTGGCCAACAACCGCATGGCAGACCTGGAGAAACTACAGCAGGAGCTCCAGGAGGCTGTCAGGGAGAGCGAGAAACTCAAG TTGGACCTGAAAAATATTCCAGAGGATGTGGTGAAGGAGACCGTGGACTACAAGTGCCTGCAGTCCCAGTTCTCCCTGCTCTACAACGAGTCTTTGGGGGTGAAGACCCAGCTGGATGAGGCCCGGGCCCTGCTCCTCACCGCAAAGAACGCCCACCTCAGACAGATAGAGCACATGGAG AGTGACGAGCTGTCCCTACAGAAGAAGCTCCGCACAGAGGTCATCCAGCTGGAAGACACGCTGGCCCAGGTGCGCAAGGAGTACGAGATGCTGCGCATCGAGTTTGAGCAGAACCTGGCGGCCAACGAGCAAGCAG GCCCAATCAACAGAGAGATGCGCCACCTCATCAGCAGCCTCCAGAACCACAACCACCAGCTGAAAGGTGACGTGCAGCGTTACAAGCGGAAACTCCGAGAAACACAGATGGAGATCAACAAG TTGCGGTGTCAGAGTGGTGACACCGGGCTTTTGTCATTGGAGGAGCCGGTGAGCGACAGCCTGGAGgtgaagaaagaggaggatgaagaccaagaggaggaggaggagaggaggagggagctggAGAGACAGCGGGcccgggagagagagcgggagactgagagggaacgagagagggagcgagaaagagagcgacagCGCAGCGAGGAGTTGAAGAGGAAAGATTCGGACACCCTGAAGATGCTGAGGGCGGAACTTAA GAAAGCCCAGGAGTCTCAGAAGGAGATGAAACTACTTTTGGACATGTACAAATCAGCTCCCAAAGAGCAGAGGGACAAAGTGCAGCTTATGGCAGCAGAGCGCAAGTCTAAAGCCGAG GTGGATGAGTTGCGGGTGCGTGTTCGAGAGCTGGAGGagcgggagaggaaggagagcaagAAGCTGGCTGATGAGGACGCTCTCAGGAAGATCCGTGTGGCAGAGGAGACAATCGACCACCTACAGAAGAAGCTCACGGCCACCAAacag GAGGAGGCCCTACTGAGTGAGATGGACGTGACGGGCCAGGCCTTTGAGGACATGCAGGAGCAGAACAGCCGGCTGATGCAGCAGCTGAGGGAGAAGGACGACGCCAACTTCAAGCTGATGTCGGAACGCATCAAGTCCAACCAGATCTACAAGCTgctgagggaggagaaggaggagctggCTGACCAGGTGCTCACCTTCAAGACCCAG GTGGAAGCCCAGTTATTGGTTGTACAGAagctggaggagaaagagggcaTCCTCCAGAGCTCACTGACCAATCTGGAGAAAGAGTTAGGAGTTCGCATACAAGCACTAGAACTCAACAAGAGGAAG GCAGTGGAGGCAGCCCAGCTGGCTGAGGACCTTAAGGTGCAGCTGGATCACACCCAGTCCAAGCTGAGGGAGATCCAGGTATCTGTGTCTGAGAACCGCAAcgccagagagagggagttggGAAACCTCAAAAGAGCGCAG GAGGACCTGTCCAGGCTACGACGAAAGCTGGAGAAACAGAAGAAAGTGGAGGTGTACACTGATGCTGATGAGATCCTGCAGGAGGAGATCAACCAGTACAAG GCGAAGCTGCGTTGTCCGTGCTGCAACACCCGCGACAAGGAGACGGTGCTCACCAAGTGTTTCCACGTTTTCTGCTACGAGTGTCTGAAGACGCGCTACGACACCCGACAAAGGAAGTGCCCCAAGTGCAACTGTGCCTTCGGGGCCAACGACTTCCACCGCATCTACATCACCTAA
- the phkg2 gene encoding phosphorylase b kinase gamma catalytic chain, liver/testis isoform isoform X2 → MTAQQLEEVKSSTLKEIQVLNMVKGHSSIITLIDSYESTTFIFLVFDLMRSGELFDYLTEKVTLSEKETRCMMRCLLEAVQYLHSLNIVHRDLKPENILLDDQGHIKLSDFGFSVQLQPGKNLRELCGTPGYLAPEILKCSMDETHQGYGKEVDLWACGVILFTLLAGSPPFWHRKQLLMLRMIMEGRYQFSSPEWDDRSDTVKDLITRLLVVDPIVRLNAEQALAHSFFRQYQRDEVRHFSPRKTFRVLILSVLACIRMYCRYRRARPLTREVLARDPYSLKGVRKLIDGCAFRIYGHWVKKGEQQNRAALFQNTAKIMLLGLEDFET, encoded by the exons ATGACCGCACAGCAGCTGGAAGAGGTGAAGAGCTCCACACTGAAGGAGATCCAGGTTCTCAACATGGTCAAAGGACACTCCTCTATCA TCACTCTCATTGATTCCTATGAGTCAACAACCTTCATATTTTTGGTATTTGACCT CATGAGGAGTGGAGAGCTTTTCGACTACCTGACAGAGAAGGTCACTCTCAGTGAGAAGGAAACTAG gtgtatGATGCGATGTCTCCTGGAAGCTGTCCAGTACCTCCATTCCCTCAACATAGTTCACCGGGACCTGAAACCTGAAAACATTCTGCTGGATGACCAGGGACACATCAAACTCTCTGACTTTGGCTTCTCTGTCCAGCTTCAGCCAGGCAAGAATCTGAGAG AGCTTTGTGGGACGCCAGGTTATTTGGCACCTGAAATCCTGAAATGCTCCATGGATGAGACGCATCAGGGATATGGGAAGGAAGTTGACCT CTGGGCGTGTGGGGTGATTCTGTTCACCCTGCTKGCTGGCTCTCCACCCTTCTGGCACCGCAAACAGCTGCTGATGCTCAGAATGATCATGGAGGGCCGTTACCAGTTCAGCTCCCCAGAGTGGGATGACAGGTCTGACACCGTCAAAGATCTG ATTACCAGGTTGCTGGTGGTGGACCCAATTGTCCGTCTCAACGCTGAACAAGCCTTGGCTCATTCCTTCTTTAGGCAGTACCAAAGGGACGAGGTGCGTCACTTCAGTCCCCGGAAGACATTCAGG GTACTGATCCTGAGTGTTCTGGCCTGTATCCGCATGTACTGCCGCTACCGCAGAGCCAGGCCACTGACGCGGGAGGTCCTGGCCAGAGACCCCTACTCCTTGAAGGGAGTGCGCAAACTAATCGACGGCTGCGCCTTCAGGATCTATGGACACTGGGTTAAGAAAGGGGAGCAGCAAAACAGGGCTGCCCTCTTCCAGAATACGGCTAAAATAATGCTTCTTGGTTTAGAGGACTTTGAAACWTAA
- the phkg2 gene encoding phosphorylase b kinase gamma catalytic chain, liver/testis isoform isoform X1, which yields MTRDIVIGDELPDWVGAKEFYQKYDPKEVIGRGVSSVVRRCVHKHTGQELAVKIIEITAEKMTAQQLEEVKSSTLKEIQVLNMVKGHSSIITLIDSYESTTFIFLVFDLMRSGELFDYLTEKVTLSEKETRCMMRCLLEAVQYLHSLNIVHRDLKPENILLDDQGHIKLSDFGFSVQLQPGKNLRELCGTPGYLAPEILKCSMDETHQGYGKEVDLWACGVILFTLLAGSPPFWHRKQLLMLRMIMEGRYQFSSPEWDDRSDTVKDLITRLLVVDPIVRLNAEQALAHSFFRQYQRDEVRHFSPRKTFRVLILSVLACIRMYCRYRRARPLTREVLARDPYSLKGVRKLIDGCAFRIYGHWVKKGEQQNRAALFQNTAKIMLLGLEDFET from the exons ATGACTCGAGATATAGTGATTGGCGATGAACTACCTGACTGGGTGGGAGCCAAGGAGTTCTACCAGAAATATGACCCAAAAGAGGTGATTGGCAG AGGTGTGAGTAGTGTGGTGCGCAGATGTGTGCACAAGCACACAGGGCAGGAGTTGGCAGTGAAGATTATAGAGATCACAGCTGAGAAGATGACCGCACAGCAGCTGGAAGAGGTGAAGAGCTCCACACTGAAGGAGATCCAGGTTCTCAACATGGTCAAAGGACACTCCTCTATCA TCACTCTCATTGATTCCTATGAGTCAACAACCTTCATATTTTTGGTATTTGACCT CATGAGGAGTGGAGAGCTTTTCGACTACCTGACAGAGAAGGTCACTCTCAGTGAGAAGGAAACTAG gtgtatGATGCGATGTCTCCTGGAAGCTGTCCAGTACCTCCATTCCCTCAACATAGTTCACCGGGACCTGAAACCTGAAAACATTCTGCTGGATGACCAGGGACACATCAAACTCTCTGACTTTGGCTTCTCTGTCCAGCTTCAGCCAGGCAAGAATCTGAGAG AGCTTTGTGGGACGCCAGGTTATTTGGCACCTGAAATCCTGAAATGCTCCATGGATGAGACGCATCAGGGATATGGGAAGGAAGTTGACCT CTGGGCGTGTGGGGTGATTCTGTTCACCCTGCTKGCTGGCTCTCCACCCTTCTGGCACCGCAAACAGCTGCTGATGCTCAGAATGATCATGGAGGGCCGTTACCAGTTCAGCTCCCCAGAGTGGGATGACAGGTCTGACACCGTCAAAGATCTG ATTACCAGGTTGCTGGTGGTGGACCCAATTGTCCGTCTCAACGCTGAACAAGCCTTGGCTCATTCCTTCTTTAGGCAGTACCAAAGGGACGAGGTGCGTCACTTCAGTCCCCGGAAGACATTCAGG GTACTGATCCTGAGTGTTCTGGCCTGTATCCGCATGTACTGCCGCTACCGCAGAGCCAGGCCACTGACGCGGGAGGTCCTGGCCAGAGACCCCTACTCCTTGAAGGGAGTGCGCAAACTAATCGACGGCTGCGCCTTCAGGATCTATGGACACTGGGTTAAGAAAGGGGAGCAGCAAAACAGGGCTGCCCTCTTCCAGAATACGGCTAAAATAATGCTTCTTGGTTTAGAGGACTTTGAAACWTAA
- the rnf40 gene encoding E3 ubiquitin-protein ligase BRE1B isoform X1, with the protein MSGTGGGKRASGGDSSPGPPEKKCKKEEKTTTTLIEPIRIGGVSSTEEMDMKVIQFKNKKLSERLEQRQTMEDELREKIEKLEKRQATDDTTLLIVNRYWSQLEENVHVLRQRIDPTVVPAPSATPVSAPTPMDADGMMIPPPPPSAPLPAPEHEEQQPPPPDSMEIAREPQQDSTIAPPPTTTLSESTKAFLSTLDNSSEEELSLQLRDRMQFSKEAAACMVCVFDRLHSRIDGLCTQILSAACEDDSQEEMLRLNRTLLEENGRLQDLASSLQGRHHKMSMEYNELVDKVTSSETKVSEMETAVEDLQWDIEKLRKREQKLNKHLAEALEQLTSGYYTTGSSGGLPGGQITLNIQKFESLNAELEQNQELANNRMADLEKLQQELQEAVRESEKLKLDLKNIPEDVVKETVDYKCLQSQFSLLYNESLGVKTQLDEARALLLTAKNAHLRQIEHMESDELSLQKKLRTEVIQLEDTLAQVRKEYEMLRIEFEQNLAANEQAGPINREMRHLISSLQNHNHQLKGDVQRYKRKLRETQMEINKLRCQSGDTGLLSLEEPVSDSLEVKKEEDEDQEEEEERRRELERQRARERERETERERERERERERQRSEELKRKDSDTLKMLRAELKKAQESQKEMKLLLDMYKSAPKEQRDKVQLMAAERKSKAEVDELRVRVRELEERERKESKKLADEDALRKIRVAEETIDHLQKKLTATKQEEEALLSEMDVTGQAFEDMQEQNSRLMQQLREKDDANFKLMSERIKSNQIYKLLREEKEELADQVLTFKTQVEAQLLVVQKLEEKEGILQSSLTNLEKELGVRIQALELNKRKAVEAAQLAEDLKVQLDHTQSKLREIQVSVSENRNARERELGNLKRAQEDLSRLRRKLEKQKKVEVYTDADEILQEEINQYKAKLRCPCCNTRDKETVLTKCFHVFCYECLKTRYDTRQRKCPKCNCAFGANDFHRIYIT; encoded by the exons ATGTCTGGCACCGGGGGAGGGAAGCGAGCCTCAGGTGGGGACAGCTCCCCTGGTCCACCTGAGAAGAAGTGTAAAAAAGAGGAAAAGACCACCACCACTCTCATTGAGCCCATACGCATTGGGGGAGTGTCCTCTACG GAGGAGATGGACATGAAGGTGATCCAGTTTAAGAACAAAAAGCTGAGTGAGCGTCTGGAGCAGAGGCAGACCATGGAGGATGAGCTGCGGGAGAAGATCGAGAAGCTGGAAAAGCGTCAAGCTACTGACGATACCACACTGCTCATTGTGAATCGCTACTGGTCCCAG TTGGAAGAAAATGTTCACGTCCTGCGCCAACGCATTGACCCCACGGTGGTCCCGGCACCGTCCGCTACTCCTGTTTCTGCCCCTACCCCAATGGACGCGGATGGCATGATGATCCCACCACCCCCTCCTTCAGCCCCACTCCCAGCGCCAGAACACGAGGAGCAACAGCCTCCACCACCCGACAGTATGGAGATAGCTCGTGAACCACAGCAGGACTCGACAATCG CTCCGCCGCCCACTACTACCCTCAGTGAGAGTACCAAAGCCTTCCTCTCCACTTTGGACAACAGCAGTGAGGAGGAGCTCAGCCTGCAGTTGCGGGACAGGATGCAGTTCAGCAAGGAGGCCGCTGCCTGCATGGTCTGCGTCTTCGACAGGCTCCACAGCCGCATCGACGGCCTATGCACCCAGATCCTGTCCGCAG CGTGTGAGGATGATAGCCAGGAAGAGATGCTCCGTCTGAATCGTACTCTGCTCGAGGAGAATGGCAGACTGCAAGACCTGGCCTCCTCCCTGCAGGGCAGACACCACAAGATGTCTATGGAG TACAACGAGCTTGTGGATAAGGTGACAAGCTCGGAGACCAAGGTGTCTGAGATGGAGACTGCTGTGGAGGATCTGCAGTGGGACATCGAGAAGCTCCGTAAGAGGGAACAGAAGCTCAACAAGCATCTGGCTGAGGCATtggagcag TTGACCTCGGGCTACTACACCACTGGCAGCTCAGGGGGGCTACCCGGTGGCCAGATCACCCTCAATATACAGAAG TTTGAGAGCCTGAATGCAGAGTTGGAGCAGAACCAGGAGCTGGCCAACAACCGCATGGCAGACCTGGAGAAACTACAGCAGGAGCTCCAGGAGGCTGTCAGGGAGAGCGAGAAACTCAAG TTGGACCTGAAAAATATTCCAGAGGATGTGGTGAAGGAGACCGTGGACTACAAGTGCCTGCAGTCCCAGTTCTCCCTGCTCTACAACGAGTCTTTGGGGGTGAAGACCCAGCTGGATGAGGCCCGGGCCCTGCTCCTCACCGCAAAGAACGCCCACCTCAGACAGATAGAGCACATGGAG AGTGACGAGCTGTCCCTACAGAAGAAGCTCCGCACAGAGGTCATCCAGCTGGAAGACACGCTGGCCCAGGTGCGCAAGGAGTACGAGATGCTGCGCATCGAGTTTGAGCAGAACCTGGCGGCCAACGAGCAAGCAG GCCCAATCAACAGAGAGATGCGCCACCTCATCAGCAGCCTCCAGAACCACAACCACCAGCTGAAAGGTGACGTGCAGCGTTACAAGCGGAAACTCCGAGAAACACAGATGGAGATCAACAAG TTGCGGTGTCAGAGTGGTGACACCGGGCTTTTGTCATTGGAGGAGCCGGTGAGCGACAGCCTGGAGgtgaagaaagaggaggatgaagaccaagaggaggaggaggagaggaggagggagctggAGAGACAGCGGGcccgggagagagagcgggagactgagagggaacgagagagggagcgagaaagagagcgacagCGCAGCGAGGAGTTGAAGAGGAAAGATTCGGACACCCTGAAGATGCTGAGGGCGGAACTTAA GAAAGCCCAGGAGTCTCAGAAGGAGATGAAACTACTTTTGGACATGTACAAATCAGCTCCCAAAGAGCAGAGGGACAAAGTGCAGCTTATGGCAGCAGAGCGCAAGTCTAAAGCCGAG GTGGATGAGTTGCGGGTGCGTGTTCGAGAGCTGGAGGagcgggagaggaaggagagcaagAAGCTGGCTGATGAGGACGCTCTCAGGAAGATCCGTGTGGCAGAGGAGACAATCGACCACCTACAGAAGAAGCTCACGGCCACCAAacag GAGGAGGAGGCCCTACTGAGTGAGATGGACGTGACGGGCCAGGCCTTTGAGGACATGCAGGAGCAGAACAGCCGGCTGATGCAGCAGCTGAGGGAGAAGGACGACGCCAACTTCAAGCTGATGTCGGAACGCATCAAGTCCAACCAGATCTACAAGCTgctgagggaggagaaggaggagctggCTGACCAGGTGCTCACCTTCAAGACCCAG GTGGAAGCCCAGTTATTGGTTGTACAGAagctggaggagaaagagggcaTCCTCCAGAGCTCACTGACCAATCTGGAGAAAGAGTTAGGAGTTCGCATACAAGCACTAGAACTCAACAAGAGGAAG GCAGTGGAGGCAGCCCAGCTGGCTGAGGACCTTAAGGTGCAGCTGGATCACACCCAGTCCAAGCTGAGGGAGATCCAGGTATCTGTGTCTGAGAACCGCAAcgccagagagagggagttggGAAACCTCAAAAGAGCGCAG GAGGACCTGTCCAGGCTACGACGAAAGCTGGAGAAACAGAAGAAAGTGGAGGTGTACACTGATGCTGATGAGATCCTGCAGGAGGAGATCAACCAGTACAAG GCGAAGCTGCGTTGTCCGTGCTGCAACACCCGCGACAAGGAGACGGTGCTCACCAAGTGTTTCCACGTTTTCTGCTACGAGTGTCTGAAGACGCGCTACGACACCCGACAAAGGAAGTGCCCCAAGTGCAACTGTGCCTTCGGGGCCAACGACTTCCACCGCATCTACATCACCTAA
- the LOC111978246 gene encoding tumor necrosis factor receptor superfamily member 12A: MASNIICALCGLVIATVANLNGVNGQQNLCSSSEFWSSDIDQCVSCSSCKQYPKTPSCNTCTFTKERSDVWRLAAISSFSVLAVILVAAVLIIGVMVHRRKAQKRPLREPIEETTGPLYQA; encoded by the exons ATGGCTTCAAACATTATCTGTGCGCTTTGTGGACTTGTCATTGCGACTGTAGCGAACCTAAACGGCGTGAACGGGCAACAAA ACCTATGCAGTAGTTCAGAGTTCTGGAGTTCAGACATAGACCAATGCGTATCCTGCTCATCATGCAAGCAGTATCCAAAGACCCCTTCCTGTAACACTT GCACATTCACCAAGGAAAGATCTGATGTCTGGAGACTGGCAGCCATTTCCAGCTTCTCTGTGCTGGCAGTTATTCTGGTCGCTGCAGTATTGATCATTGGAGTCATGGTGCATCGACGCAAGGCACAGAAGAGGCCCCTTCGTG AACCCATTGAAGAGACAACGGGACCTCTTTACCAAGCGTAA